In Aedes albopictus strain Foshan chromosome 3, AalbF5, whole genome shotgun sequence, the following are encoded in one genomic region:
- the LOC115257693 gene encoding SHC-transforming protein 4-like, with protein MPRNGEASGLDKGFSSKPTPDWLHPDHVIMNEGVTFDVRYIGCLEIKASMKILDFTTRSQVAKECINRVCEAASLKSSKKRRVDKRVLQCIADTPNMQNSGTNVTLTVSSKYLSLVSVDTAVQCLIAQHDMPRISFASGGDTDTLDFVAYVAKDTTEWRACYVLECGGGVAQDLIATIGQAFELRYKEFFNKPETQNKFREFVKTDKEYYNDLPDKMPPDLLTENDHSSQSHSSSSVRTRERISSNLIDLNTPLPNHDYVNDKHSNTNSHSNKSVSSSSIVKDVFDMQPFTISSEIQKSQLLTESWYHGNISRAQSEHLLKNDGDFLVRESAGTPGQYVLTGMQNNLPKHLLLIDPEGIVRTKDRIFESISHLINYHWTNSLPIISAESALLLRHPILRTTDLLSKAKQQQQQQQQAQQQQQHLELN; from the exons TACATAGGATGTTTAGAGATCAAAGCTTCAATGAAAATACTGGATTTCACCACGCGATCCCAAGTAGCAAA AGAATGCATCAACCGGGTATGCGAAGCGGCTAGTTTAAAATCCTCAAAGAAGCGGCGCGTAGACAAACGGGTATTGCAGTGCATAGCGGACACGCCGAACATGCAAAACTCCGGCACCAACGTAACGCTGACCGTGTCCAGTAAATACCTCTCGCTAGTTAGTGTCGACACGGCCGTTCAATGCCTAATCGCCCAGCACGATATGCCCCGAATATCCTTCGCCTCCGGTGGTGATACG gACACGTTGGACTTTGTTGCATATGTAGCGAAAGACACGACCGAGTGGCGAGCGTGTTACGTACTGGAATGCGGCGGTGGAGTTGCGCAGGACCTAATAGCCACAATTGGCCAAGCCTTCGAGCTGAGGTACAAAGAGTTTTTCAACAAACCGGAAACGCAAAACAAGTTTAGGGAGTTTGTGAAAACTGACAAAGAGTATTATAACGATCTGCCGGACAAAATGCCTCCAGATCTGCTTACCGAGAACGACCATTCCTCGCAGTCGCACAGTTCTTCCAGTGTGAGG ACACGGGAAAGGATATCCAGTAACTTAATAGATCTGAACACACCCCTTCCGAATCACGACTACGTGAACGACAAACATTCTAATACCAATTCGCACAGCAATAAGTCGGTATCTTCCAGTTCGATTGTGAAAGATGTTTTTGATATGC AGCCATTTACAATCTCGTCAGAAATCCAGAAATCTCAGCTCCTAACCGAATCGTGGTACCATGGTAACATTAGTCGGGCGCAGAGCGAACACCTCCTGAAGAACGATGGGGACTTTTTGGTGCGGGAATCGGCCGGTACGCCTGGTCAGTACGTGCTGACGGGCATGCAGAACAACCTTCCCAAGCACCTGTTGCTCATTGATCCGGAAGGAATA GTACGAACCAAAGATCGAATATTCGAAAGCATAAGTCATCTGATCAACTACCACTGGACGAACTCGCTGCCGATCATCTCGGCCGAAAGTGCCCTACTGCTGAGGCATCCCATCCTTCGAACGACGGACTTGCTGTCGAAggcgaagcagcagcagcagcaacaacagcaagcccaacaacagcagcaacacttGGAGCTCAACTGA